In a single window of the Alosa sapidissima isolate fAloSap1 chromosome 18, fAloSap1.pri, whole genome shotgun sequence genome:
- the LOC121689493 gene encoding astrocytic phosphoprotein PEA-15, translating to MSEYSSLLSDLSENITNEDLEQLKSACKEDIPEEQSNTITSSKEWFSYLEKNDKLAQDNLSYIEHIFEISRRPDLLTRVIEYRTTVLKISEDDEIDTKLTRIPSAKKYKDIIRQPSEDEIIKLAPPPKKA from the exons ATGTCGGAGTACAGTTCCCTGCTGAGCGATCTCTCTGAGAACATCACCAATGAGGACCTGGAGCAGTTGAAGTCCGCGTGCAAAGAGGACATCCCAGAGGAGCAGAGCAACACCATCACCTCCTCCAAAGAATGGTTTAGCTACCTGGAGAAGAATGACAAACTGGCACAGG ATAACCTGTCCTACATAGAGCACATCTTTGAGATCTCCCGGCGACCAGACCTTTTGACCCGTGTCATCGAGTACCGCACGACTGTCCTCAAGATCTCTGAGGATGACGAGATCGACACCAAACTCACACGCATCCCTTCTGCCAAGAAATACAAGG ATATCATCCGCCAGCCGTCTGAGGATGAGATCATCAAGCTGGCCCCTCCCCCAAAGAAAGCATGA